The DNA sequence CGGTCGCCGGACCCCAGTACCGCGTGGCCGACGCGGCTGAGCGTTGTGGCCTCGGCCGTGCGGAACCCGGAGCGCCGCATCAGGGCAAGGCCCTCGTGCAGGTACTCCAGGGCCTTCGCATACTCGCCGTGGCGCAGGAACAACGCACCAACACTGCTCAGGATCGCCGCTTCGTGGTGGCGCAGGCCACCGTCGCGGGCAAGTTCCCGCCCGGCTTCCAGTCGCCGCAACGCGGCGTCACTGCCGCCGAGGGCAACCAGGATGTCCGCCGAATTGTTGAGCGCGTGCACCTCAAGAGTAGTGTTGCGCGCCGCGCGAGCGAGGTTAAGCGCACCTTCGGTTTCCTCCAGCGCGTCCTGGTACTTGCCTTGGGCGTCGAGACCGGCGCCGATGCCGAGCCGCGCGCCCGCAGCGCCCGCGAGGTCGCCCGCCCGCTCGTACAGCACGGCTGAGAGGTACAGGCTGTCCAGAGCGGCCTCGGGCTCGTTCGTGACGCCTAACGCGCCGCCTAGCGCGTGGTGCAGATGGGCGAGCAGGCGAGGTTCCCCGATCCGCCCGCTCTGCTGCTCGCATTCCCGCCAGGCGGCCACGATTGCATTCGGAAAGCCAGAGCGGATGAAATAACTGTGCAGGTAGTACACGAGTTCCACGGCACCCTCGATGCGGTGCCGGACGGCAAGGAGCACCACCGGGGCGAGATTATCTCGTTCGGCATTGAAAAACTTGATCGCCTCGATGTCCTTGGTGAATGGCTGGACGAACGGGTTGGTGCCGGCTGCCGGTGGACCGAAGGCGTCGCGGTCCGGCCGCAAAACGCCGTTTGCCCGGGCCGCCAGCGCCAGGTACCACGCCAGCAGGCGGCATGCGGCCTCCTGCCGGCTTGCCGGCTCCTCGGCAAGGCGCTCCGCCGCGTATGAGCGAATAAGATCGTGCATGGTGAGGTATCCGTCGCCGCCGTCGGCGAGCAGGTGCAGTGCGATGAGGCTGTTCGCGGCGGCCTGGGCCCGCGGCAGCGGCACGGCGGCCAGCGCGGCAGCGGCTTCGCGTCGGATCCGTCGTCCGGGGTGGACGGCGAGCAACCGCAGCAGCCGCGCCTCCTCCGGTGAGAGGGCCGCGTACACGTTCGCCAGGACAGATCGGACGCTGCGCGCGTCACCGTCGATCGTGAACCCATCGAGTGACGCGTTGTGGTGCGGGAGGCCGGTGGCGAGTTCCTCGATGGTCAACGCCGACTCTGACAGGAGCCGCGCTGCGAGGATCCGCAGGGCAAGCGGCATCCCTCCGCAAAGGTCGAGAAGGCTCTCGAGCGCGGGGCTGGAGGCTTGCGGCGCCAAGCCGGCGGCCTCGGTCAGTAAGGTTCGGCTGACCGGCCGGCTGAGCCCGTCCAGCGCGATCATCTTGACGGCGACGTGAGCGTGCAAGGCAGCTTGCGTGTTACGGCTCGTGACGATCAGTTGCGAGCCACCCGCTGTTGGCACCGCCGGGAGCACCTGCTCGATGCTGCCCGCGTTATCGAGCACGATTAGAAGCTTCTTGTCCGCAGTTATCGACCGGTATAGAGCGATCTGCTTTTCCAGCGCCCCGGGAATCGTGTTCGCTGGCAGGTTTAAGCTTTCCAGCAGGTGTGCCAGCACGCCGGTGGGTGGGCGGTTGGTCGCCGCGCTGTGCGCGCCGAGGTCGAGGAACAGGTGGCCGTCGGGGAAGCGGTCGCCGACCTGATGCGCCGCCTGCACGGCAAGCGAGGTCTTACCCATGCCCGCCCCGCCGACGATGACAATCACTTGGGCTTGCCCGCAGTGCCCGACCACGGCCTCCAATTCCTTCCCACGGCCGGTGAAGTGACCGTCTGCCGGGGGTATCTGACGCGGTATCCGCGGGTACGGATCCACGGGAGCGGCCGGGTGCGCGACCGCCATGGTTTCGTGCACAGCCGGCCCAAGTAGTGTGAGGTCGCTATGCAAGATCCGTTGGTGCAGCTGGCGCAACTCCGGCCCTGGGTCGATGCCCAGTTCGGTGGAGAGCAGGGCCCGCGTTTTCTGGTAGGTGATCAGGGCGTCGCTCTGCCGGCCGGAGCGGTAGAGAGCGACCATCAGCAGCCCAGTCAGCTGCTCTCGGAACGGAAATTCGGCGACTAGCGCGGCCATCTCGGCGATCACCCGGCCGTGCAGCCCCGCCTGGAGTTCCAGCCGCATGCAGTCCTCCCAGGCGGCGGGGCGCTCCTCATCGAGCAGCAGTGCGTGCTCGCGGATGAACCGACTGTCGACGCTCGCGAAGGCCGGTGCCCGCCACAGGGCCAGCGCTTGCCGCAGTGTCCTGGCCGCGCCGCGCAGCTCACCTGTCTCGATGATCGCTGCCGCGTCGGCGACCATACCGCGGAACTGGTAGAGGTCGATCTGGTCGCGGTCAATGTCTAGGACATAGCCCGCCCGGGCCGTCCGCAGCACCTGCCTCGCCTCGGTGACTCCGGCGCCCAGCCACACCTGGCGCAGTTGCGAGGCCGTGTTCTGGACCTGGCGCTCCGCCGACGCTGGAGGGTCCCCATCCCATAGGGTCTCCGCCAGCGCTCCGATGGAGACGAGCGTGTGTGGGCTCAGTAGCAGCCGCGCGAGGAACCTCTGCTGTCGCGGTCGCAAAGGCGGTAGCCGAAGCCCGGCCTCCCAAACCTCAAGGTCACCGAGCAAGCAAAACTTCATCTCTGAGCTCCCCGTCGATTCCCGCTACGCGCAGGATGGTCACCAGCCGCGTGAGCGCCACTCCGGCAGCGCCGGCCGCTCGGCACCGAGCGTGGTGTCGCGGCCATGTCCCGGGTAGACCCATGTCTCGTCCGGCAGCACACCGAAGATCCTTATCTCTACGTCCCCCAGGAGCGAGGAGAACGCCTCTGCGTCACCGAACGTATTCCCCACACCGCCTGGGAACAGCGAGTCACCCGTGAACAGGTGCGGGTTGCCCGCAAGATCGTCGTAGAGCAGAGCGACGCCGCCTGGAGTGTGTCCAGTAAGCCGGATCACGCGCAGCTTCGCCTCACCGCATCGAATAATGTCACCGTGAGTGAGAGCGACGTCTGTGGGCACGTCGATTCCCGCGACGTCCGGCTCACCGGCGTACGTGCGAGCGCCGGTGGCCTCGACCACCTGGGGAAGTGCACGTTGCCAATGGTCCCAGTGCCGGTGCGTCGTCACGACACCGGCGAGTTGGTGATCGCACAACTCGAGCAGAGTCAGCGGCTCCGCGGCCGCGTCGATCAGCACCTGCTCGCCGGTCGATCGGCACCGCAGAAGGTAACAGTTGTTGTCGCCGCGGCCCACGGACACCTTGCTGATGGTCAGTCCGTCCAACTCACGCACCCCCGGGGCGACACCTGTATATTCGTCCACGTCGCTAATACTCTCATGATCGCCATTGCGGATCGGCGACGGTGGGCAGCAAGTCCGCCTCGGGCAAGGACCAGACAGTGTGTTGCCAGTCGAGCCAGACAGGCCACCAACCGGCCGATGGGCACGGACAGTAACGATTCTGACGCGTCGCTCGAACGCCCTGCGGCAGATCCGTGCGTCGAAGGAAAAACAGCCAGTAGGGTTTCGGGATGCTCACTGGAGTGATCGTCCCCGGGCTCGGTTACGGTCCGCAAGCGCCGCTACTCAACCTTGCCAACGAGGCACTGGCCGACCTCGACGCCACCATCGAGACCATCACGTGGGCCGTTCCCGACGGCCTCATTGATATCGGCCCGGAGCCATTTGTCAGAGCACACGTCGCGGCCGCGCTACACCGGCTCGGCACGGCAACGCCAGGGCCAAAGCCCGTGATCATCGCCAAGTCGCTCGGCACCCACGCCGCTGCACTGGCTGCCGAACGGCAGCTTCCCGCTATCTGGCTGACGCCGCTGTTAAATGACCACGCCGTCGCCGAGGCGATCACTCACAACCCCGCACCGGCCCTGCTCGTCGGCGGTACGCGCGACTCGAGCTGGATCTCCGAAACCGCGGCGAGAACTGGGAAAACGGTAGTCACCGTCGACAGCGCCAACCATGCCCTGCGGCCGCCCGGATCACTTCGTGCCTACACCGATGCCCTTGGCGCCATCGCTACCGCCATGGAACAGTTTCTCTCCCGACTGAGCTGAGAGAGGTCCAATTCACGCATTTTGTTTGTTTTGTGTTTATAGCCTTGATCGTTCATGACTGGCGCGGACACCTCAATCCCGCTCAACTTCGACGAGCCGGAATCTCGCTACACCAAGCGGCGGGAGGACGCGTCGCGAGCCAGCCGGTCGAGTTCATCGCCGACCAGGGCGATCAGCGTTGCGGCGCGGTCGACCCCGACCCCGACCAGTGAGATCGGATTAAGTCGCACCAGGCGACCTTCAGGGGTCATGGCGTTCCTGGGCTACCTCGACACCCAGCCGGGCGGCTCCGCTCGGGCGGCGCGCGGGAGGTTTTCGGGGAGTGAATCAAATCTTCATCGATGCAAATGATGCCCTGACCTGCGTCTCCGCTGGTCAGGGCATCATCCTGAGCCGCCTGACGGAATCGAACCGTCGACCTACGCATTACGAGTGCGTCGCTCTAGCCGACTGAGCTAAGGCGGCAACGACCGCCAAGTGTACGGCACGCGCCGCCGGACGCCGAACCGGATCCCCCTCGTCCGGAACCGGACAACCGGACACCTCGGCCCCGGCACGGGAGAGACTTCCCGCCCGGTCCGGACTACCCTGCGGCGGGTGACCGACGACCACGTACCGCCGCGACAGCCGGATCCGGAGACGCGCCCGGGCGAGCGGGCCAGCCGTCGGCCGCACAGCCTGGACCCGCAGGAGCTGGGTTTCACCCCGCGCCGGCCGGTGCCGTGGCTCGCGCCGCTGCTGCTGATCAGCACCGGCCTGCGGACGCTGCTGGCCATGCTGTTCGGGGCGTACCTGGACAAGCGGGAGTTGCAGAACGCGTTCGGCGACGGCACGTTCCGGCAGGTCGGGCCGGACGGCGGGCTCTGGCTGGACTACGTGGCCGACCTGGGCGACGGCTTCGACGCCACGTACTCGATCGCCTACCTGCTCGCCCAGCCGGAGCTGACCGTGGACGGGCACCGGCTGCCCCGGGCACAGACCCTGGTGATGGGCGGCGACCAGGTCTATCCGTCGGCCGGCTACGAGGCGTACGAGGACCGGTGCAAGGGCCCGTACCAGGCGGCGCTGCCGGTCGCCCCGCCGGAGCGGCCGACGCTCTTCGCGGTCCCCGGCAACCACGACTGGTACGACGGCCTGACCGCGTTCCTGCGGCTGTTCGTGCGCTCCCGGGACCGCCACTTCGCCGGTTGGGGCACCGGCCAGTCCCGCTCCTACTTCGCGGTGGAGCTGCCGGCCGGATGGTGGCTGTTGGGCCTCGACGACCAGTCCGGTTCGTACCTGGACGATCCGCAGCTCACCTACTTCGACGCGGTGGCCCGCAAGCTCACCCCGCGGTCGAGGGTGATCCTGGCGGTGCCGGCGCCGACGTGGATCAAGGCCGCCGACCACCCCAACGCGTACGACTCGGTCGACTACTTCATCCGCACCATCGTGGCGCCCACCGGGGCCCAGGTCCGGGTGCTGGTCTCCGGCGACCTGCACCACTACGCCCGGTACGCCGGCCCGGAGCGGCAGCTCATCACCTGCGGTGGCGGTGGCGCGTACCTCTATCCGACGCACCAGCTTCCGGAGCGGCTGGAGGTGCCGCCGCGGGACACGCTGACCCGCCGGGCCAGCCGCACCCGCGAGTACGAGCTGGCCGCCCGCTACCCGGACCGGGCGCGTTCCCGCCGGTACGGGTGGGGGATCTTCGGCCGGCTGCCGTTCCGCAACCCGGGCTTCACCACGCTGCTCGGCACCGTGCACACGCTGCTGATGCTCGCCATGGCCGGCGTGACGGCGCAGCGGGCCGACTCCACCGCGCAGCGGCTGTTCAGCGTCCCGTTGGTGGCGATGCTCGCGGTGACGGTGCTGGGCGCGGCGTTCTTCGCGAAGCCGCCCAGCGCGGGCGGCAAGCGGCACGCCCGGCACTGGATCCTCGGGGTGGCGCACGGGGCGGCCCAGGTGGCGCTGGCGGCGGGCGGCACCTGGCTCTGGCTGCACCTGCCGTTCTACGACTGGCCGTGGCCGCTGCCGGCGGTCGCGGCGGCGGTGCTCTACGGCCCGGCCAGCGGGCTGGCCGCCAGTCAGCTCGTGGCGCTCTACCTGCTGGTGGCGGGCGCGTTCGGGGTGAACCTGAACGAGTTGTTCGCCGGCCAGGGCATCGAGGACTCGAA is a window from the Micromonospora sp. DSM 45708 genome containing:
- a CDS encoding AfsR/SARP family transcriptional regulator yields the protein MKFCLLGDLEVWEAGLRLPPLRPRQQRFLARLLLSPHTLVSIGALAETLWDGDPPASAERQVQNTASQLRQVWLGAGVTEARQVLRTARAGYVLDIDRDQIDLYQFRGMVADAAAIIETGELRGAARTLRQALALWRAPAFASVDSRFIREHALLLDEERPAAWEDCMRLELQAGLHGRVIAEMAALVAEFPFREQLTGLLMVALYRSGRQSDALITYQKTRALLSTELGIDPGPELRQLHQRILHSDLTLLGPAVHETMAVAHPAAPVDPYPRIPRQIPPADGHFTGRGKELEAVVGHCGQAQVIVIVGGAGMGKTSLAVQAAHQVGDRFPDGHLFLDLGAHSAATNRPPTGVLAHLLESLNLPANTIPGALEKQIALYRSITADKKLLIVLDNAGSIEQVLPAVPTAGGSQLIVTSRNTQAALHAHVAVKMIALDGLSRPVSRTLLTEAAGLAPQASSPALESLLDLCGGMPLALRILAARLLSESALTIEELATGLPHHNASLDGFTIDGDARSVRSVLANVYAALSPEEARLLRLLAVHPGRRIRREAAAALAAVPLPRAQAAANSLIALHLLADGGDGYLTMHDLIRSYAAERLAEEPASRQEAACRLLAWYLALAARANGVLRPDRDAFGPPAAGTNPFVQPFTKDIEAIKFFNAERDNLAPVVLLAVRHRIEGAVELVYYLHSYFIRSGFPNAIVAAWRECEQQSGRIGEPRLLAHLHHALGGALGVTNEPEAALDSLYLSAVLYERAGDLAGAAGARLGIGAGLDAQGKYQDALEETEGALNLARAARNTTLEVHALNNSADILVALGGSDAALRRLEAGRELARDGGLRHHEAAILSSVGALFLRHGEYAKALEYLHEGLALMRRSGFRTAEATTLSRVGHAVLGSGDRDGAADWFRKAQEVYRQNNDVAGEAAMTRLMGEFAADRLSRTASR
- a CDS encoding MBL fold metallo-hydrolase; the protein is MDEYTGVAPGVRELDGLTISKVSVGRGDNNCYLLRCRSTGEQVLIDAAAEPLTLLELCDHQLAGVVTTHRHWDHWQRALPQVVEATGARTYAGEPDVAGIDVPTDVALTHGDIIRCGEAKLRVIRLTGHTPGGVALLYDDLAGNPHLFTGDSLFPGGVGNTFGDAEAFSSLLGDVEIRIFGVLPDETWVYPGHGRDTTLGAERPALPEWRSRGW
- a CDS encoding alpha/beta hydrolase gives rise to the protein MLTGVIVPGLGYGPQAPLLNLANEALADLDATIETITWAVPDGLIDIGPEPFVRAHVAAALHRLGTATPGPKPVIIAKSLGTHAAALAAERQLPAIWLTPLLNDHAVAEAITHNPAPALLVGGTRDSSWISETAARTGKTVVTVDSANHALRPPGSLRAYTDALGAIATAMEQFLSRLS
- a CDS encoding metallophosphoesterase family protein; its protein translation is MTDDHVPPRQPDPETRPGERASRRPHSLDPQELGFTPRRPVPWLAPLLLISTGLRTLLAMLFGAYLDKRELQNAFGDGTFRQVGPDGGLWLDYVADLGDGFDATYSIAYLLAQPELTVDGHRLPRAQTLVMGGDQVYPSAGYEAYEDRCKGPYQAALPVAPPERPTLFAVPGNHDWYDGLTAFLRLFVRSRDRHFAGWGTGQSRSYFAVELPAGWWLLGLDDQSGSYLDDPQLTYFDAVARKLTPRSRVILAVPAPTWIKAADHPNAYDSVDYFIRTIVAPTGAQVRVLVSGDLHHYARYAGPERQLITCGGGGAYLYPTHQLPERLEVPPRDTLTRRASRTREYELAARYPDRARSRRYGWGIFGRLPFRNPGFTTLLGTVHTLLMLAMAGVTAQRADSTAQRLFSVPLVAMLAVTVLGAAFFAKPPSAGGKRHARHWILGVAHGAAQVALAAGGTWLWLHLPFYDWPWPLPAVAAAVLYGPASGLAASQLVALYLLVAGAFGVNLNELFAGQGIEDSKAFLRFRFDPDGTLTIYPIALDRVSHAWQLNPDQSPTAPWLTPKTPLTPRLAEPPITLR